The following nucleotide sequence is from Deltaproteobacteria bacterium.
TTGGCCATCGCGGCGGCGAGCGGCGCCTCGGGCACGTCGTTGGCGACCGCCCAGGCGGCGTAGTAGGTGGCCGACTTCGAGCTCTCGACCTCGACCAGCATGTTGGCGCACTTGTGCTGGATGGCCTGGAAGCTGCCGATCGGGCGGCCGAACTGCTCGCGGACCTTGGCGTAGTCGACGCTCATCT
It contains:
- a CDS encoding acyl-CoA dehydrogenase, which gives rise to MSVDYAKVREQFGRPIGSFQAIQHKCANMLVEVESSKSATYYAAWAVANDVPEAPLAAAMAKAYCSDAYRHTAGEGIQIHGGIGFTWEHDMHIYFKRAKSSEVTFGDATWNREIVAQLIGL